One Hordeum vulgare subsp. vulgare chromosome 4H, MorexV3_pseudomolecules_assembly, whole genome shotgun sequence DNA window includes the following coding sequences:
- the LOC123451203 gene encoding UDP-glycosyltransferase 73C5-like, protein MHALSLAMRTQTTALPSRPCAAPAPLHLVFVPFLARSHFAPLAAAAAAACGDGTTSATILTTPHFAALAPASVPVRAAPFSFPGGHEDFSLLPDESSAPAFFFAAEAALAPALAAAVRAHAGAVAVVSDAVLHWAPRVARECGVPHVTFHTIGAFAAASMVAVHLHRPDSLEDPVVVPGGFPVPVKLRRVHVNEEALAHLPLFRAAEDGSYAVAFNSFSALEADFAEYYRNVDGSPKKKVFLVGPRRAGPGNVTVTGDLKRDPILQWLDGQEAGSVVYACFGSTCGLSADQLKELGAGLRASGTPFLWVIPTTTDGTEQHDDLASSHGMVVAGRWAPQAEILAHRAVGGFVSHCGWNSVLDAVCTGVPLATWPLRAEQFLNEALLVDVLRVAVRVREVGSKADVEAVVPADAVASAVGKLMGDGADEAAARRTRVRDLGVAAGAAVTEGGSSCTDWARLVDELKALHGHVNEAPTDK, encoded by the coding sequence ATGCATGCTCTCTCACTGGCGATGAGGACCCAAACCACCGCGCTCCCCTCGCGTCCATGCGCGGCGCCGGCGCCCCTGCACCTCGTCTTCGTGCCCTTCCTCGCGCGCAGCCACTTCGCTCCGCTTGCGGCCGCCGCGGCGGCCGCTTGCGGCGATGGCACCACGAGCGCCACCATCCTCACCACGCCACACTTCGCGGCCCTCGCGCCTGCCTCCGTGCCGGTCCGCGCGGCGCCGTTCAGCTTCCCGGGAGGGCACGAGGACTTCTCCCTGCTCCCGGACGAATCCTCCGCTCCGGCCTTCTTCTTCGCCGCGGAGGCCGCCCTGGCGCCAGCACTCGCGGCGGCCGTTCGCGCCCACGCGGGCGCCGTGGCCGTCGTGTCGGACGCCGTGCTCCACTGGGCGCCCCGCGTCGCCCGCGAGTGCGGCGTCCCGCACGTGACGTTCCACACCATCGGCGCCTTCGCGGCGGCCTCCATGGTCGCCGTCCACCTCCACCGCCCCGACTCCCTAGAGGACCCCGTCGTTGTCCCCGGCGGCTTCCCGGTACCCGTGAAGCTCCGCAGGGTCCACGTCAACGAGGAGGCTCTGGCGCACCTCCCCCTCTTCCGCGCGGCCGAGGATGGGAGCTACGCCGTCGCCTTCAACAGCTTCTCGGCGCTCGAGGCTGATTTTGCTGAATATTACCGGAACGTGGATGGCTCTCCCAAGAAGAAAGTGTTCCTCGTCGGCCCCAGGCGCGCCGGCCCCGGCAATGTCACCGTCACCGGCGACTTAAAGCGAGACCCCATCCTGCAGTGGCTCGACGGCCAGGAAGCCGGGTCGGTGGTGTACGCCTGCTTCGGCAGCACGTGCGGACTGAGCGCGGACCAGCTCAAGGAGCTGGGCGCCGGGCTGCGCGCGTCCGGCACGCCGTTCCTCTGGGTGATCCCGACGACGACGGACGGCACGGAGCAGCACGACGACCTCGCGTCCAGCCACGGCATGGTGGTGGCCGGGCGATGGGCGCCGCAGGCGGAGATCCTGGCGCACCGCGCGGTGGGCGGCTTCGTGAGCCACTGCGGATGGAACTCGGTGCTCGACGCCGTGTGCACCGGGGTGCCCCTCGCGACGTGGCCGCTCCGCGCCGAGCAGTTCCTGAACGAGGCGCTCCTCGTGGACGTGCTCCGCGTGGCTGTGCGGGTGCGGGAGGTGGGCAGCAAGGCGGacgtggaggcggtggtgcccgcCGACGCGGTGGCCAGCGCGGTGGGGAAGCTGATGGGCGATGGTGCGGATGAAGCTGCGGCTAGGAGGACGAGGGTGAGGGATCTCGGCGTGGCGGCTGGCGCTGCGGTGACGGAAGGAGGGTCGTCGTGCACTGACTGGGCACGGCTTGTAGATGAGCTCAAGGCGTTACACGGCCACGTTAACGAGGCACCGACTGATAAGTGA